One window of Methanothermobacter thermautotrophicus genomic DNA carries:
- a CDS encoding sensor histidine kinase, giving the protein MLEKVFLTDKVHDEKLYEKLVDEIRSSPDYLNLILESSSPWILQDINGFILDLSQSFADILGYDPENLRGKYLPTLRAVPLIQKSRLRILLDRMSEEPRECRGLFEFIDSEGGTVPLELNLRPLEISGQVFVLVTAVDASDRIREMGELEERICELKNTINSLYRQIDRNLQLITSIVNLQFPYIKDEDDYELLRDTQNRLKSIRKAYEKLIYEGSSDTINFGAYARSIVSGILSTYSPEPGRVRLEMYFEDVDMVLELAVPLGMILSELLSNSFRHAFSEGQDGKIRAVFRDKGDHYMLEVRDNGRGFPEGLDFEGADSLGLQLVRNLINQIEAKIDYTLPRGPASGLGF; this is encoded by the coding sequence ATGCTTGAAAAGGTTTTTTTGACCGATAAGGTTCATGATGAAAAATTGTATGAAAAACTGGTGGATGAGATACGTTCATCACCAGACTACCTCAACCTTATACTGGAGTCTTCCAGTCCATGGATCCTGCAGGACATAAATGGATTCATACTTGACCTGAGCCAGTCCTTCGCAGATATCCTTGGCTATGACCCTGAAAATTTGAGGGGGAAGTATCTTCCAACCCTGCGGGCAGTTCCGCTCATCCAGAAATCAAGGCTGAGGATCCTGCTCGACAGGATGTCTGAGGAGCCACGTGAGTGCAGGGGCCTCTTCGAGTTCATTGATTCGGAGGGTGGTACGGTCCCACTTGAACTCAATCTCAGACCCCTTGAGATTTCAGGACAGGTATTCGTGCTTGTAACCGCAGTGGACGCATCAGATAGGATCAGGGAGATGGGAGAACTTGAAGAGAGAATATGCGAACTCAAAAACACTATAAACAGTCTCTACAGGCAGATAGACAGAAACCTCCAGCTGATCACCAGCATAGTTAACCTCCAGTTCCCATACATAAAGGACGAGGATGACTACGAGCTTCTTAGGGACACCCAGAACCGTTTGAAGTCCATAAGGAAGGCCTATGAGAAATTGATATATGAGGGATCATCTGATACCATAAACTTCGGGGCCTACGCCAGGAGCATTGTGTCGGGTATACTGAGCACATACTCCCCGGAACCCGGAAGGGTACGGCTTGAGATGTACTTTGAGGATGTTGATATGGTTCTGGAACTTGCAGTACCACTGGGCATGATACTCTCAGAGCTCCTATCCAACAGCTTCAGGCACGCCTTCAGCGAGGGGCAGGACGGCAAGATAAGGGCAGTTTTCAGGGATAAGGGGGATCATTACATGCTTGAGGTAAGGGACAATGGAAGGGGCTTCCCTGAGGGTCTGGACTTTGAGGGAGCAGATTCACTTGGCCTGCAGCTCGTGAGAAACCTCATCAACCAGATAGAGGCAAAAATTGATTATACGTTACCCCGGGGACCTGCTTCAGGGTTAGGGTTCTGA
- the fhcD gene encoding formylmethanofuran--tetrahydromethanopterin N-formyltransferase, with protein MEINGVEIEDTFAEAFGIKVSRVLVTAATKKLARIAATEATGYGTSVIGCPAEAGIDCYVPPEETPDGRPGYIIMICNPSKKSLDHELLERIGMGILTAPTTAVFDALDDEDEKLNIGFKLKFFGDGYEKELEIDGRKIHSIPIMSGDFLIESEFGIKDGVAGGNFFIMGDSQASALLAAQAAVDAIAAVEGTVTPFPGGVVASGSKVGSNKYKFLNASTNEKMCVTLKNEVEDTQIPENVNGVYEIVIDGVDEEAVREAMKEGIKAACTVPGIIKISAGNYGGNLGAYKIKLHDLF; from the coding sequence ATGGAGATAAATGGTGTTGAAATAGAAGACACATTTGCAGAGGCCTTTGGCATAAAGGTTTCAAGGGTCCTTGTAACCGCAGCAACAAAAAAGCTTGCCAGGATAGCAGCAACTGAGGCAACAGGTTACGGTACCTCAGTTATAGGATGCCCTGCAGAGGCAGGTATTGACTGCTATGTTCCACCTGAGGAAACACCTGACGGAAGGCCCGGATACATTATAATGATATGCAACCCATCCAAGAAGAGCCTTGACCATGAGCTCCTTGAGAGGATAGGGATGGGTATACTTACAGCACCAACCACAGCAGTCTTCGATGCACTGGATGATGAGGATGAGAAGCTCAACATAGGATTCAAACTCAAATTCTTTGGTGACGGCTACGAGAAGGAACTTGAGATTGACGGAAGGAAGATCCATTCAATCCCCATAATGTCAGGGGACTTCCTGATTGAAAGTGAGTTTGGAATAAAGGATGGGGTAGCCGGTGGAAACTTCTTCATAATGGGTGACAGTCAGGCATCAGCCCTACTGGCTGCACAGGCAGCTGTTGATGCCATAGCAGCAGTTGAAGGTACTGTAACACCATTCCCTGGTGGAGTGGTTGCTTCAGGATCCAAGGTCGGCTCAAACAAGTACAAGTTCCTCAACGCATCAACCAATGAGAAGATGTGCGTCACCCTCAAGAACGAGGTCGAGGACACCCAGATACCTGAGAACGTCAATGGTGTCTATGAGATAGTCATAGACGGTGTTGATGAAGAGGCCGTAAGGGAAGCCATGAAGGAAGGTATAAAGGCTGCCTGCACAGTTCCAGGCATAATAAAGATAAGCGCAGGAAACTACGGTGGTAACCTGGGAGCCTACAAGATAAAACTCCATGACCTCTTCTGA
- a CDS encoding 3H domain-containing protein: MPPQRSPMENIQYVPISIIYYALAALTALIVYGILGSIYIMGLDFYNAVYFTIITIATVGYGDIIPVTIPQKIFSVTLALGGVGLIAYVFSLTVSVVTMTLQDTISGARIRRLMQSMNNHFILCGFGRVGSAVFKELQKRKQKIIIIEKDREIVEKELWEDPNVLAIPESAADEETLRAAGIKRARGVIITTGDDVDNLFITLTCRELNPDIWIVTRASKRENIKRLYRAGADRVISPEISGGEDIYFAAMEPTMVKITVKHDVEDIGREAEIILKHGCTLEDIEYHLPEFKEPLVRKIGVSEAEELERFLKILEGDPSRKSSLKRIYESVSGIHSHWISGPDRESIDAVLDELKSEGILLGVNLNDEEIKEVARKHGRLVEIIIKPEMSIVENHMVDDIRREAEIIISHGCTIEDIEYYLPGFSEPLRRNVGVSSMKEIDSFMGTLESEPRKLESLDRLYTLSGGGIHSHRISGPDSKSLELVERELRREGFLIGVNLELSEIKSIIQESGRVVEMLLRHDLGNMDDKEIIIRRGGRILDSKHYLPGVKQVVTRNLNIRNMDDLKRCMEELENPDARRSLKALYSISRNIHSHTVAAADVKIIRKIEDDLRKRGVLLGVNLSEDEVWEIVESEMMEKFCIE; the protein is encoded by the coding sequence ATGCCACCCCAGAGGAGTCCCATGGAGAACATCCAGTACGTTCCCATCTCAATCATATACTACGCCCTTGCAGCCCTGACAGCCCTCATAGTATATGGCATACTGGGTTCAATCTACATAATGGGCCTTGACTTCTACAACGCAGTCTACTTCACCATTATAACCATTGCAACCGTTGGTTACGGGGATATAATCCCCGTTACCATACCCCAGAAGATATTCTCTGTTACACTGGCCCTGGGTGGTGTGGGGCTGATTGCATACGTTTTCAGCTTAACCGTTTCGGTGGTTACAATGACCCTGCAGGATACAATATCAGGCGCCCGGATACGCAGGTTGATGCAGTCAATGAACAACCACTTCATTCTCTGTGGTTTTGGCCGTGTCGGATCTGCTGTTTTTAAGGAGCTCCAGAAAAGGAAGCAGAAGATCATAATAATTGAGAAGGACCGTGAAATAGTTGAAAAGGAGCTATGGGAGGATCCCAATGTCCTCGCCATACCTGAAAGTGCCGCGGATGAGGAAACCCTCAGGGCGGCCGGGATAAAAAGGGCTAGGGGGGTTATAATAACAACAGGCGACGACGTCGACAACCTCTTCATAACACTGACCTGCAGGGAGCTTAACCCGGACATATGGATCGTGACTAGGGCCAGCAAGAGGGAGAACATCAAAAGGCTGTACCGTGCAGGGGCCGACCGTGTTATATCACCCGAAATCAGTGGCGGGGAGGACATCTATTTCGCAGCCATGGAACCCACCATGGTGAAGATAACCGTTAAACATGATGTTGAAGACATTGGAAGAGAGGCCGAGATCATACTGAAACATGGCTGCACACTGGAGGACATAGAGTACCATCTCCCTGAATTCAAGGAGCCACTGGTGAGGAAGATTGGTGTCTCTGAGGCTGAGGAACTTGAAAGGTTCCTGAAGATCCTTGAAGGGGACCCCTCCAGGAAGAGTTCCCTTAAAAGGATATATGAATCCGTCAGTGGCATACACTCCCACTGGATATCAGGGCCCGACAGGGAGAGCATAGACGCTGTTCTGGATGAACTCAAATCAGAGGGGATACTCCTTGGTGTGAACCTCAATGATGAGGAGATAAAGGAGGTTGCAAGGAAGCACGGCCGCCTCGTTGAAATAATAATAAAGCCTGAGATGAGCATCGTTGAGAACCATATGGTCGATGACATAAGAAGAGAAGCCGAGATCATAATAAGTCATGGCTGCACCATTGAGGATATAGAGTACTATCTCCCTGGATTCTCAGAGCCCCTCAGAAGGAACGTTGGGGTTAGCTCCATGAAAGAAATAGACAGTTTCATGGGGACCCTCGAGAGTGAACCCCGCAAACTTGAGTCCCTTGACAGGCTCTACACACTTTCAGGTGGTGGTATACACTCCCACAGGATTTCGGGGCCTGACTCGAAGAGCCTTGAACTGGTTGAGAGGGAACTCCGGAGGGAGGGTTTTCTGATAGGAGTCAACCTGGAGCTCAGTGAAATCAAGTCAATAATACAGGAGTCAGGCAGGGTCGTGGAGATGCTGCTTAGGCATGACCTTGGAAACATGGATGACAAGGAGATAATAATCAGGAGGGGTGGCCGTATCCTTGACTCAAAGCACTACCTTCCAGGGGTTAAGCAGGTCGTAACAAGGAACCTCAACATTAGAAACATGGATGATCTGAAAAGGTGCATGGAGGAACTGGAAAACCCTGACGCTCGAAGGTCCCTTAAGGCACTCTACAGCATATCCCGGAATATACACTCCCACACGGTTGCTGCAGCCGACGTTAAGATCATAAGGAAAATTGAAGATGACCTCCGGAAAAGGGGTGTGCTGCTCGGTGTCAACCTATCAGAGGATGAAGTATGGGAGATAGTTGAAAGTGAAATGATGGAAAAATTCTGCATAGAATAA